The DNA segment CTCTACGTAAGGCAACTCTTGTCACACCAAAACAAGGTAATGTAAGGAAAGAACACACCTTTTGATAAACAGGGGACGAGGATTCTTCGGTTTCCCGATCATTCTTGGACTTATTGATCGCGGTTATCCATTCGAACAGAACATCCTCGGCATCATAGGACACATCTTTGAGGTTGGCAAGCCAAACTTTAACCGCTTCATCTCGCACCTGTCGTTTTTCTGCATCAAGAAACACTGCTTGAAGGGATTCGAAAGTTCGGGTTAGGTTATCCACATCTTTCTTGACCCCGGATACTAATCTTATTTCTTCACGGGCCATTTCTTCCAGGATTACTCCTACTTGGGTGAGGATCACAGTGATGATGGGATCCATTGTTGAAAATGGTGAGAGTGTTGAAGTGGAGAAATCGAAACTGGTTCAAGATTATGCAAATACTCGTACAAAAAAGGTTTGGATCATAGGATGGATTAGAGATGTTGGATGATATAAAATGGAGGAATTCTTGTAAACAAGAAAAATGGCGGAAGACTCCGTCCACGCGTTACAGCTACGAGGAAGACTTGGGGAGAAgacttttatttttcattttttatttttttaaaaaaaaaactgggAGAAGACTTTCATTATCGTGTTAGTTTGGTGACCATCAATTCTAAAATATATAGTTTGATTAGGGGTGTAATCGAGTCGAGGCGAGCCGAACTGAGTAGTATATtattcgagctcgagctcgactcaTATTTAACTACttgagttcgagctcgatcgagtagtAAATTTcgtgctcgagctcgagctcgaaaattatatatatatatatatatatatgaataaaagatatattaataaataaataaataaaatattatatttatatattatatttatattatattatatatatttatctgctAGCTACTCGAACGCAGATATttaaagctcgagctcgagtactcgAATTATATACGAGCTCGAACTCGGtcaaatcgagctcgagtcgagctttgacCAAACTACTCGCGAGtgctcgtttgcacccctaagtTTGATTGGATAATTTGCTTTTATATGTGATGTTTTCGAATTAGTCTTGGTCATTCATTTTTCgttgtttttttttagaattttatcatCACGTTAGTTTGAGTGTTAAAAtgaacaaaatttcaaataaggtaaaattgtaattttagtaatgtaaaTTGAGATGTTTTTTGTTTTAGTCTTATAATTTTTCAATGTTTGGTCTTAGTTCAAGGAATaggattttttttggattttggtcctttTTTCTCGTCGAAATACACTAAATCAATTGAATATTACTTATTTAACGTCGTTGTTTTTCTATAAAACTCGTGTGGTTATAAATTAAGCTTGTATTACACATATTAAAATATacttaatcaaaataaaacaaaatgacAATTTTTTTTCCCGAATTTGTGAATATTGAGTGTCGTTTTTTCCCCATTTCTTTTCGCGTAATGGATTTTAATTTGTGTAACATACAATTCATTCTTGTCAAATGAGCCATATAAAAGCATCTTCAACCAATATCCATTTTGGAGAATTTCTCCAAAATGGAGGACGGTTTGAGGCTTTGAGCTCCAACTAgtcttcattttcattttccatTTTGAATGATGCTACAGTGCTCCTCCAAATATGGAAGGTCACTGTAGCAATAGAGGATGATTTTGGAGGATGACTTATTTACAAAAATTTcatcatccaaaattattaattagaccttttaaaataaaaacttatttttttggtcctatttcaaattattttttattattttcagtttttatattaaattttaatgggtTATTTGgtctaatttttattgatttgagtGTTCTCccttttttctttatttattgtaTTAGTAATATTTGGATCAATCAAATGCAagtaattaacaaaataaattcattatttaaaaaataacgaCCAGAACACATTTAATTGAGTTTGGTTTTATAATATGTTACATAAACTTTTTTTCATTTTGatccattttattttttaaaattaatttcagtgtttcatttatttaatttagttaaaatttatttgagtcttgCATGATATCATGACAATAATGTAATTGTTTTGACGTGTTTGCAATTTAATAACCAAATAAatgtattgtttttttttaaaaaaaaaaaaacgagtcgagtaaattttaattttttatatgtttaataatataatacataattattaatatattacacgatttttatttgaatcttATCGAATTAATTTAgttgaaatatatattatgtaattatttaattatatatatgtgtgttgtaaaagaaaaaaatagaaaaatgaaGTATTTGGTAATATTTAGAGGATATGAGTTGGAGAAGTTTTTAAAAATAGAGATCGCGGATCTTTATTTTAGAGAATAGAAGATGAAAAATAGAGGATATGAGTTGGAGATGGCCTAAGAGATTATCAATGTCAAATAAGTAATATTCGATTGATTTAGTGACTTTCGATGAAAAaatgaccaaaaccaaaaaaaaaaatccaagttactaaactaaaaccaaactttgaaaaattgtaataataataaaaaaaaaataggtcaatttacactaataaaattgcaattttcCCTTTCAAAGAATATCTctctatttaatattttattttatgatattttatttctcGATTAGTACTATGTTTTTCATTTATAGGTCAATCAAATTTGTACATCAATTTGtacaacacaaaaaattcaatacaaaaatttcatttataaAAATCTCATTATAAATTGAATGTAAAATATCGCCATATAATAGCAAAATATCACGATATATTTGTTGCaaatatcgttgtacacgaTATATGTTGTACCTCTAGCATTATTCTTTTTCAATTGTGTCGACTTCACCTTTCATTTCATATAGTTTTTCTTGATTTAGTTACTTCCGATGAAAAAATGaccaaaattcaaaaaaaaaaatcaaattactGAGCTAAAACCAAACTTTGAAAAATGGTaagaataaacaaaaaaaataggTCAATTTACGCTACTAAAATTGCAATTTTCCCTTTCAAAGAATATCTctctatttaatattttattttatgatatgTTGTTTCTCGATTAGTAATATGTTTTTCAATTGTGCCGACTTCACCTTTCATTTCATATAGTTTTTCTTGATTTAGTATtggtatcttttttttttttactaaatgaaacattcaagcatatacaaaaataattaatttagtaTATCTAATTAACTATAATATAAGCATAattgttttcaaaaaattatggATGTAATTGTGAAGATTATTATTATgtcaattattaaattattttacattattattaaaattttcatattattaattttttatttccttattattgtactttattattttgtaattactaataatattatttatttcaataaaaaaatgaaataaggTTTAATTATCATGTCtctgaaataaatgtttcaaatAAGGGCCTTTCAATCATAATCCATTAATCCTCCCTTTTTTAAtctagttttatttatttttacaatattttaaatttaaaaaaataatctaaCATCAAACTCTATTTAAGAAGAAAATATTCGTAAAAAAATTACGAAGAAAAAAGAAGTAACTCGTCAACGTATATTTTATAATAGAGCTTGGGATGTTTTGTCAATCCATATGAAAATGTAAGAAAATATCATTTTCAACACCTAATATTTAGCTAACTTTTCCAAAACTGAAGGGTTTAATAAGTTATCCATATTTCATAGAGGGTTTAATGTCACTTTAAACTTTCGTAGGTATTGTGTTGTGTGAGCTGTGCTGTGCTCAAGTCGAATAGACAATAAGCTCCAcgtaataaccaattagctatTTCCATCCTATTTTCAGAGTTTTCACTTTTCCTTTTCCCAGATTGTTTTTCCTTGCATTGTATACTGCTTAAAAGTtaaaacgaacaaaaacaagTCTTTTGTAAGATGGTATTTTACAAGACGTTCTCACAGATTTATATATTCACGAAATGAAACGatcaaattcatatttataataaaaaataatattttgatataaacattaataatttttcataaatcagGTGAGGGAAAACTCATATCACGAAATGGGCTAAACTTAAAACGTTCCGTTTATTTTAATCTCGTTTCAACAAAAAGTTGCTTTTGAACCGATATTTTCAATGTAGGGCTTTCAAATCCACCGTAACAAAGGCTTTGGTTTATGGTTAAATCCATTTGATAATGTATTTTAAATCTTAAATGGTTATTTTTTAGTCATTGTCTTGGATTTCAAATTCATTTCAACATGGAATCAGTTCAAATTCTCTCATCACATACTTCCCCAAATCCAAAGTCTTCAATCCAAACACATCTTTAAATTTCAGGGTGGAACGTCAAATTCAGTATATTTTTGGGCCCCATCCCAGGCTGGGCCTGGGGCCTCGTCAGGCCATGGATTCCAGTCTAATGTTCTAGTACAAAACAAAGTTAAAAACCCAAATGGAGTCTGCTTATAGAATTTGGAGAGAGATTTAGTATGCAACGCACAACAACTTAAGGACGCTGAATAAGATGAAATCATGAATTATGGATTATTCCATTATCAGAAGTATATTGTCCAAATCATAGATTATTGAACCATTAGATTGACAATTAAGATAATACCTATAAGATAGTTTGAACTATACTGCAAAACAGattcattcaaaattttggaCAACTCCCTACAAGTTTCACTTGATTAAATGTAATTGTTTATTTCGTTAATGCCCATCACATCTCGACCCCCGAATTATTCTGTTCTTGTATCATCGCCAAAAGAAGGCAAATCTAACTATAGTATGCAACAAGACTGCCAAAAGTAGACATGATAAATCTATCAGCACCATAAAGTAGTTTGTCGTATAAACTTCAACAATCGACTTATCGAACATGCTGAAAAATTGAGTCAAATTTGATTACAAAAAACACTCGCTGTGAAGAGTAGCAAGTGTGAATATTCATGACGCACATCAAATACAAGATTCACATATAAACAATAAACAAACCaagaaaattctaaataaaactGTGGAAATACACACGCACACATGCTTACAGTGGAGAAGAGTCCTGGAAGAGGCAGTAGCTGTTTGGAACAGTTAGAACCGATATTTGTTACTCTGCTCCGGTGGTCACACAATGTTGCTCTCGAAGATACCAACAAAAAACGCATTTCTCCAACGGCCAGAACTTCGTCTCAGACAATCCTTCAAAGAATTGTATCCTATATTCTAAGCAGCAAATACACCGTTCCTCCTCTCATTGAGATCTTCTTCTCAAATGTTGGGAAGCCGGGTACCCCTCAAAGAAATCCAAGACCTCGTTCTCAAGGTCCTCCACCGAGTACTTGATGTAATTCTCAGGGTGTCTCCCACTCTCGATATGGCTTCTGAATCGTCCAAGAAACGATCTATAAGCTGGGATAAGCAGGTCCGATATGGAAATCCTAAGCTCCTCTCGTAGCTGAGTATCGGGTATCAACCATGTGGCCTGAGTTCGATGCACCTCCTCAAATATAGCATTGAAAGACTTAAACCTCTCTCTCAAAGCACTCTTTGACACACCAGATGAAAAACTTCCGCTCACATGCAAACCCTCGTCTCTCAAGCAGTGCAATACCCTCACCCAGGTCGCCCGCTGGTAACTAGTGGCAGAAAAGCGAAATTTACCAGTTAACCTTCTCAAATAATCATCCCCAATCATCTCCCTCAACTCGGGAGACCCTTTAGTCTTTTGAACAATATAGTGAACATTGTTCATCATAAACAAATGAGTCAATGAAACATCCTTGTAATACTTAGATTTGCCATCCAAATTAAACTGCAAGATCACAATTATCCAAATCAAATGGAGAGCCAAAGTCGAAACCCGGCCCTCAAACTCGGAAAAATCCATGTCCGGTACATTGGGGTCGCTTGAATATCTCGATCCAGTGGAGGGCTTAGACACAATCAATTCAATCAAAGTCTGCTTATAATCCGATATCAGACTAATGTAGTTCATCACGTATCTAGTCAAGGGATGAATGGTCCCTCCAGGAATAGGGACTTCTGAGGGCTCACGAAGCACAGCGTTCTCAAATTCCGAAAGAATCCCTCTTGCAGCCTCCGCCAACCTAGACACAATCTCAGCAGCCTGAACCCTAATCGATTCACTAGATTTTGACTCGAAAACAATCTCAATATCAGGCAGTAAATCAGATAAAGCGTCGTGAAGGTCAAGTATCTTAAACAATTTCTCAGGGGATCGCTTACTAATACTGATCGCATCAGCGAAATTAAACAACTGAATAACCGGACCTTTGACAGTTTCTGTAAAACAAGTATCATCGGTGTCATTTTCCAAACCTTCGAAGATTTGTTCGCACAGCCTCTTCTCACTCGCAAAAAGCACGCGAACACAGATTCTCGTGGCGCGTATCCATCTTCTTATCTTCCGCTCCACAGCTTCCCACTCCAGCCTCTGTATGTCTCCAATGCCTAATTTCTCAATCCCCAGCCTTCTGAAGCTCGCGTCCACCGCGGACTTCCGTACACTGGCGTACACCTGAATGCACTCCCTCGAGAAACCAGCAGCAATCATACGCTCCGCGATGCAGTGGAGATCGTATACTGCGTCGCTTGAGATGAGATCCACTCCCCTGATACTGCTAGCGGACTTGTAGCAGCTGCTGGCGTTGCTGACGCAGCTATCCGAGTGCTCCAATTGCTTCACGAAACTGCCCTCCATCTCTTCCTTGAATTCGAATTCCTGCGAGTTCTCCTCGAGGCTATCACTGCGAGATGAGATCGAAGAGTGGAACCACGGCTGAGTCGAATCCGTGAGTGACTCGGCGTCGATAGGCGAAGAGTGCGACAGAAGGATGTTGCGAAACTCATCTTCAAGTCGAGCCATGGCTATCTGCAGAGCGGAAGACGCGGAGGAGGAGGTACCGGAGATAGCCACGGAGTCCATGGATCTTTGAAGTTCGTCGAC comes from the Henckelia pumila isolate YLH828 chromosome 1, ASM3356847v2, whole genome shotgun sequence genome and includes:
- the LOC140888753 gene encoding exocyst complex component EXO70A1-like → MESPESTAGDSPEEIIFSWDSSAAVDSRDKMIFESDRCDIDRYLDAVDELQRSMDSVAISGTSSSASSALQIAMARLEDEFRNILLSHSSPIDAESLTDSTQPWFHSSISSRSDSLEENSQEFEFKEEMEGSFVKQLEHSDSCVSNASSCYKSASSIRGVDLISSDAVYDLHCIAERMIAAGFSRECIQVYASVRKSAVDASFRRLGIEKLGIGDIQRLEWEAVERKIRRWIRATRICVRVLFASEKRLCEQIFEGLENDTDDTCFTETVKGPVIQLFNFADAISISKRSPEKLFKILDLHDALSDLLPDIEIVFESKSSESIRVQAAEIVSRLAEAARGILSEFENAVLREPSEVPIPGGTIHPLTRYVMNYISLISDYKQTLIELIVSKPSTGSRYSSDPNVPDMDFSEFEGRVSTLALHLIWIIVILQFNLDGKSKYYKDVSLTHLFMMNNVHYIVQKTKGSPELREMIGDDYLRRLTGKFRFSATSYQRATWVRVLHCLRDEGLHVSGSFSSGVSKSALRERFKSFNAIFEEVHRTQATWLIPDTQLREELRISISDLLIPAYRSFLGRFRSHIESGRHPENYIKYSVEDLENEVLDFFEGYPASQHLRRRSQ